The Humulus lupulus chromosome 3, drHumLupu1.1, whole genome shotgun sequence genome window below encodes:
- the LOC133823168 gene encoding transcription factor MYB1R1, translated as MSRTCSQCGNNGHNSRTCTEVCGGEGGSTSPAPGENAIMLFGVRVTEAGSSFRKSASMTNLSQYDQPPLHHDSNAEAGYASDDVVHASGRSRERKRGTPWTEEEHKLFLLGLQKVGKGDWRGISRNFVKTRTPTQVASHAQKYFLRRNNHNRRRRRSSLFDITTDTFMNPSTSMEDLTILQEAPSSLPVLPHPQQPCNIGLFPVSSFPMTMARPLVLPITVENSAESSLAFESSNQGNKTPISKPIRPIPLHPPVHPPPSAKMADLNLNKSLEPSHLSLKLSGPSSSSTGEPSQSPPPQRPPQHPPTNFQAMPKGDSIISVA; from the exons ATGTCTCGCACGTGCTCGCAGTGCGGGAACAATGGCCACAACTCTCGCACGTGCACCGAGGTCTGCGGCGGCGAAGGAGGCAGCACATCTCCCGCTCCCGGAGAGAACGCGATTATGCTTTTCGGCGTGAGAGTCACTGAAGCCGGAAGCTCCTTCAGAAAAAGCGCTAGTATGACGAATCTGTCTCAGTACGACCAGCCTCCTCTTCATCACGACTCTAACGCTGAAGCCGGATACGCTTCAGACGACGTCGTTCATGCCTCTGGTCGCAGTCGCGAGCGAAAGAGAg gtaCTCCATGGACGGAAGAGGAACACAAGCTTTTCTTGTTGGGATTACAGAAGGTAGGAAAAGGAGATTGGAGAGGAATCTCCAGAAACTTCGTGAAGACTCGTACGCCAACTCAGGTGGCTAGTCATGCCCAAAAATACTTTCTCCGCCGTAACAACCATAATCGCCGACGCCGGAGATCTAGTCTCTTTGATATTACAACTGATACT TTCATGAATCCATCAACATCAATGGAAGATCTCACAATCCTTCAGGAGGCTCCATCATCACTACCAGTACTGCCTCACCCACAACAGCCCTGTAATATTGGGCTCTTTCCAGTCTCATCTTTTCCGATGACTATGGCGCGGCCGCTAGTCTTACCAATCACTGTAGAAAACTCGGCGGAGAGTAGTCTCGCATTCGAATCCAGCAACCAAGGGAATAAAACGCCGATCTCCAAGCCAATCCGGCCGATTCCGCTTCACCCGCCCGTACATCCGCCGCCATCAGCGAAAATGGCTGATCTAAATTTGAACAAGTCCTTAGAGCCCTCGCATCTATCACTGAAGCTCTCAGGACCTTCATCGTCATCGACGGGTGAACCGTCGCAGTCCCCCCCGCCTCAACGACCGCCGCAACATCCACCCACTAATTTTCAGGCTATGCCGAAAGGTGACAGCATCATTAGTGTTGCTTGA